Part of the Pseudomonas sp. P8_241 genome is shown below.
GCCTTTCGGATTGACTGGGCTCGTGAAAGGGCGGTGAACATAATAATTAACAGTAAAAAATAGGTGCATCATGTCGGTCCCTCTGCGTACCGTTCAACTCAACGAAGCAAACGCATTCCTTAAGAAATATCCTGAGGTTTTGTACGTCGACCTTCTGATTGCGGATATGAACGGTGTGGTGCGCGGTAAGCGCATCGAACGCACCAGTCTTCATAAGGTTTACGAGAAAGGCATCAACCTGCCGGCGTCTCTGTTTGCTCTGGACATCAATGGTTCCACGGTGGAAAGCACCGGCCTGGGTCTGGACATCGGCGATGCCGACCGGATCTGCTACCCGATCCCCGGCACCTTGAGCATCGAGCCATGGCAAAAGCGCCCAACCGCGCAACTGCTGATGACCATGCATGAAATCGAAGGTCAGCCATTCTTCGCCGACCCGCGTGAAGTACTGGCCAATATCGTGCGCAAGTTCGACGACCTTGGCCTGACCATCTGCGCCGCGTTCGAGCTGGAGTTCTACCTGATCGACCAGGACAACGTGAACGGTCGCCCGCAATCGCCGCGTTCGCCGGTGTCCGGCAAGCGTCCGATGTCGACCCAGGTGTACCTGATCGACGACCTCGACGAATACGTCGACTGCCTGCAAGACATCCTCGAAGGCGCGAAAGAGCAGGGCATTCCTGCTGACGCCATCGTCAAGGAAAGCGCCCCGGCACAATTCGAAGTCAACCTGCACCACGTGGCCGATCCTATAAAGGCGTGCGACTACGCCGTCCTGCTCAAGCGTCTGGTGAAGAACATCGCCTACGACCACGAAATGGACACCACCTTCATGGCCAAGCCGTATCCGGGCCAGGCGGGTAACGGTCTGCACGTGCACATTTCGATTCTCGACAAAGAAGGCAACAACATCTTTGCCAGCGAGGATCCCGAGCAGAACGCCGCGCTGCGACACGCGATCGGCGGTGTGCTCGAGACCCTGCCGGCGCAGATGGCGTTCCTCTGCCCGAACGTCAACTCGTACCGTCGTTTCGGTGCACAGTTCTACGTGCCGAACTCGCCGAGCTGGGGCATCGACAACCGCACCGTGGCCGTGCGTGTACCGACCGGTTCGCCGGACGCCGTACGCATCGAACACCGCGTGGCCGGCGCCGATGCCAACCCGTACCTGTTGATGGCTTCTGTGTTGGCGGGCGTGCACCACGGCCTGACCAACAAAATCGAGCCGGGCGCTCCGGTTGAAGGCAACAGCTACGAGCAGAATGAACAGAGCCTGCCGAACAACCTGCGCGATGCACTGCGCGAGCTGGACGACAGCGACGTCATGGCCAAATACATCGACCCGATGTACATCGACGTGTTCGTGGCGTGCAAGGAAAGCGAGTTGGCCGAGTTCGAGAATTCCATCTCGGACCTTGAGTACAACTGGTACTTGCACACCGTCTGACGGCGTTGGCGGTGTACACAAATCTCGTGTGCGCCGCCAACCCTGTAGGAGCTGGCTTGCCAGCGATGGCGTCGTCACAGTCAACATTGATGACGTCTGATCCACCGCAATCGCTGGCAAGCCAGCTCCTACAGGGATCGCATTTCATTTTTTGATTGGGTGGGCATTCAGCCCGACGATCACCTATTCCCCTGCGTCGAGTCACAACCATGACAAACACTCGCAGCGATTGGGAGCAACGCTTCCAGTCCCTCTCTATTGAAGGTCGCGCCTTCATCGACGGCCAATATTGCACCGCCGCCGATGGCGCTACGTTTGAATGCATCAGCCCGGTGGACGGTCGCTTCCTGGCGAACGTCGCCAGTACCGACGAAGCCGACGCCAATGCGGCAGTCACTGTCGCGCGCCGCACCTTCGAGTCCGGCGTCTGGTCCAACCTGGCCCCGGCCGAGCGCAAACGCATCCTGATCCGTTTCGCCGACCTGATCCTGGCGAACCGGGAAGAACTGGCCCTGCTCGAAACCCTCGACATGGGCAAGCCGATCAGCGACTCCATGAGCATCGACATTCCGGCGACCGCCAACGCGATCCGCTGGACCGCCGAAGCCATCGACAAGATCTACGACGAAGTCGCCGCGACACCTCAGGACCAATTGGGCCTGGTGACCCGCGAAGCGGTCGGCGTGGTCGCGGCCATCGTGCCGTGGAACTTCCCGTTGATCATGGCCAGCTGGAAGTTCGCCCCGGCCCTGGCGATGGGCAACTCGTTCATCCTCAAACCTTCGGAAAAGTCGCCGCTGACCGCGATCCGCATCGCGCAATTGGCGCTGGATGCCGGCATTCCGAAAGGCGTGTTCAACGTACTGCCGGGCTACGGTCACACCGTCGGCAAGGCGCTGGCGTTGCACATGGACGTCGACGTGCTGGCCTTCACCGGCTCCACGGCGATTGCTAAACAACTGATGATCTATGCCGGCCAGAGCAACATGAAACGCGTCTGGGCGGAAGCGGGGGGCAAGAGCCCGAACGTAGTGTTCGCCGACGCACCGGATCTGCGTGCAGCCGCGCAGGCAGCGGCCAGCGGCATCGCCTTCAACCAGGGCGAAGTCTGCACCGCCGGTTCACGTCTGCTGATTGAGCGTTCGATCCGCGAGCAGTTCATTCCGTTGTTGGTCGAAGCGCTGCAAGCGTGGAAACCGGGGCACGCGCTCGATCCTGCAACCACCGTCGGCGCGGTCGTCGACCAGCGTCAACTGGACAACGTGCTGCGCTACATCGGCATCGGCAAAGCGCAAGGCGCCGAACTGATCGCGGGTGGCAACCGCACCCTCGAAGACACCGGTGGCCAGTACGTGGAACCGACGATTTTCGACGGCGTGACCAACGCCATGACCATCGCCCAGGAAGAAATCTTCGGCCCGGTTTTGTCGGTGATCACCTTCGACACGGCGGAAGAAGCCCTGGCGATTGCCAACGACAGCATCTTCGGCCTGGCCGCCGGTGTTTGGACCAGCAATCTGAGCAAGGCCCACACCTTCGCCCGTGGCCTGCGTGCCGGGAGTGTCTGGGTCAACCAGTACGACGGCGGCGACATGACCGCGCCGTTCGGCGGGTTCAAGCAGTCGGGTAACGGTCGGGACAAATCGCTGCACGCGTTCGACAAGTACACCGAACTCAAAGCGACCTGGATCAAGCTCTGATAACAATAAGGCGACGGTCGCCGACAGCTGTCGGTGGCCCTCGGAGAAATGTATGAAACAAACGCATGTAAACAGCTACTACGCCGCCACCCGCAACTTCACCGGTGATTTCCCTGTGCTGGAAGGTGCGGTGGATTGTGATGTCTGCGTGATCGGCGCCGGCTACACCGGCCTGTCCTCGGCCCTGTTCTTAGCCGAAGCGGGCTACAGCGTGACCGTACTCGAAGCGGCCAAGGTCGGTTTCGGCGCCAGCGGCCGCAATGGCGGTCAACTGGTCAACTCCTACAGCCGCGACGTCGATGTCATCGAAGAGCGCTACGGCGACAAAACTGCCGAAATCCTCGGCAGCATGATTTTCGAAGGCGCCGACATCATCCGTCAGCGCATACAGCACTACGACATCCAGTGCGATTACCGTCCCGGCGGCATCTTCGCGGCGATGAACAAGAAACAACTCAACGGCCTGGCCGAGCAGAAGAAGAGCTGGGAGCGCTACGGCAACAAGAGCCTGAAAATGCTCGACGCGGCTGATATCAAGCGCGAAGTCGGTTCCCAAGCCTACGTCGGCGGCCTGCTGGACATGCAGGGCGGCCACATTCACCCGCTGAACCTGGCCCTCGGCGAGGCTTCGGCGATCATCGGCCTTGGCGGCAAGATCTACGAACAATCGGCGGCGGTGGACATCACCTACGGTGAGCCGATCACCGTACGCACCGCAAAAGGTGTGGTAAAGGCCAAGTACCTGCTGATCGCCGGTAACGCGTACCTGCCGCAGGGCCTGGACAACCGCGTGACCAGCAAAAGCATGCCGTGCGGCTCGCAGATCGTCGTCACCGAGCCGTTGTCGGAGCAGCAAGCGCGTAGCCTGATCAAGAACAACTACTGCGTCGAAGACTGCAACTACCTGCTCGATTACTACCGCCTGACAGCGGACAACCGTCTGCTGTACGGCGGTGGCGTGGTCTACGGCGCCCGTGAACCGGACGACATCGAGCAACTGATCCGCCCGAAAATCCTCAAGACCTTCCCGCAATTGAAGGACGTGAAGATCGACTACCGCTGGACCGGCAACTTCCTGTTGACCATGTCACGCATGCCGCAATTCGGCCGTATCGAGAAAAACGCCTACTACATGCAAGGCTACAGCGGTCACGGCGTCACCTGTTCGCACCTGGCCGGCAAACTGATCTCGGAAATGATTCGTGGCGACGCTGAGCGCTTCGACGCGTTTGCCTCGCTGCCGCACATGCCGATGATCGGCGGGCGCACCTTCTCGGCACCGTTGACCGCTCTGGGCGCCGTGTACTACTCGCTGCGCGACCGTTTCGGTATCTAAGCGTTACCTCGCCGGCGGCTTCTGTGTAACAGGCGCCGCTGGTTTTTTATGCTTTTCCTGTGGGAGCCAGCCTGCTGGCGATGAGGCCATATCTGCCAAAATAGATGTCGCCTGACACACCGCTTTCGCCAGCAGGCTGGCTCCCACAGGTTGTGCGACTTCATGGCAAATGGCTATTTTTTCGGCCATTTATCGAACCTGCTGAGCATTACCAACAAACGTGATTTAATAGCCGCCTTTCACGTTTCCGGGACCGGAAAACGGCGTAAACCGCGCCTGCTCTCCACCCCTCCTTCAGGTTGGCGCATAAGGCTGTCATGGATACGGGCTCACGACTCAAATTAGTACGCGAAAGCTACAAACTGTCCCAGCGCGAGCTGGCGCGGCGTAGCGGCGTCACCAATGCCACCATCTCCCTGATCGAACAGAATCGGGTCAGTCCTTCCGTCAGCTCTCTGAAGAAACTGCTGGAGGGCATCCCCATGTCTCTGGCCGACTTCTTCACGTTCGACCAGCCGCCCCGCGAACATCAATACGTCTTCCGCAGCAGCGAGCAACCAGACCTCGGCCGCCACGGCCTGCGCCTGCTGCTGATCGGCGCCTCCGTACCGAGCCGCCAAATGCGTCTGCTGCGCGAACAATACGCGCCAGGTGCAAGCTCCGGAGAAGAGCCGATCGTGCATTCCGAGGGCGAGGAGTGCGGACTCGTCACGCGTGGCACCGTGGAATTGACCGTCGATGGCCAGATCAGCGTGCTCAACGCCGGGGACGGCTATTACTTCCCCACGACCTTGCCGCATCGCTTCCGCAACATCGGCCAGGATGAGGCGGAGATCATCAGCGCGAATACGCCGGCAAACTTCTGATTCCGACAGCAGCCCTTTGTGGGCAGCATTGCTCGTTGTCTGTTCAATCGATTTTTCAAGAGTGAAAAATGGCATTGACTGAGGAAAAACTGGTCGGCATTGCGATGACCAATCCTATCAACGCTGAAGTTATCTCGCGCTTGCCTTCACTCGGTCTGAGTCAATGACGGGACTTTAGTCGACCGTTCGTCCGCTGCCCCGCACCTTCTCGTGACCGTTTCTTCCAATGTTTTACCTACACTACGCAGGAAGAATCGACATGATGACTCACAAGGTGGTCGCGCTCGCGCTTGCGGCGTTTTTATCCAGCGGGTCGCTGTATGCGGTGGCTGCTGAAACGAGCTCTGGGGACATGACGTCCACCGATGGCAAAAGCCAGACGCGTGAACCGGCTCCCAAACCCACCAACGCCGATCCGGATGCGGCGGCGCTGCCTAAAGGGGCGGACGGCGGGACGACTGACAACGGTCCAATCCCTGCGGGGTCCAAGCCTGCGGGGGCCGGTCAGACCGGTAGCAGCAGCGGTGGATCGGGCGGCGGCGCGGGTGGCAGTGCTGGCGGGTAAAAATGTTGAGACGATCGAAAACCTGTGGCGAGGGAGCAAGTTTCCTCGCCACAGGTTGAGTATCGCTACAGGTAAAGTGTGTATTGCGCTTACTGCCGGGCCTGTGCCGACCGTGGGTTGTGAGCGATATGCCTGGGTCCCGCCAATGCCCACAAAATCAAACCAACCAACGGCACAAACACGATCACCACCATCCACACCCCTTTGGTACTCGCTTTGCCTTGGCTTTTGCGCACCCGATTGATTGCCCACAATTCGATGAGCAGCAGCACTGCCGCCAGTACGATCCAGATTGATACGTTTTGCATTCGCCACCTCCTGATAGTCCTTCAGTTAGGTGGATGCTCACTCGCAGGGTTCATTTAATTTGCGTCGCTGTCACTGGGCGATGAAATCCCGGACAACCTTGATCGTCTGTGTCGGCGCTTCTTCCATCAACCAATGCCCGGCGCCCGGAATCACCGCTTCGGTGACGTTATCCGCAGCATTGCGCATCACGATGGCTTCGTTGTTGCCGAAGGATTTTTCCCCGCCGATGGCCAGCACCGGCATGGTCAGACGCGTGGTCATGGTCGCCTTGTTGTCCAGTTCATCCTGGCGAATGCTGCGGAACTGGGCGAACGCCGCGTGCATGGCACCGGGGCGGGCGTAGAGTTTGGCGTAGTGTTGGCGGATGTCTTCATCGACCTTGGTGGGGTCACCGGCGAACTCGTTCCAGAAACGGTCCAGGTAAATGCGCTCGCGCCCGGCCACCAGGCGTTCCATGTCGGGGCCGCCGAAGTCGAAGTGCCACAGCATCGGCGAGCGAACGATGTCGTTCCACGGCGTGATGCCCGGCACCGGCGCATCCATCACCACCAGCCGATCCGTGCGTTGCGGATAACGCGCCGCGTAGGCGAAGGCGACCATGGTGCCGATGTCGTGGCCGATGACGATCGAGCGCTCGATCTTCAGTGCGCTCAGCACACCGCGAATGTCGGCTGCCTGGGTTTTCTTGTCGTAGCCACTGTCGGGAATGGACGACAAGCCCATGCCGCGAAGGTCCGGCACCACCACGGTGTGATCCCGCGCCAGATCCGCCGCCAACGGCGCCCACATGTCACCCGTATCGCCAAAACCGTGCAACAGCACCACCGCCGGGCCTTTGCCGCCGATGCGAACGTGCATCGTGACGCCGTCGACGGGAATGTCCTGAGTGCGGAATGCGTCCGGGAAAGGCGTCACCGCAGCGTTTGCCGGGAAATGCAGAGCGAGCATCGTGAGGGCGGTCAGCAGCATTCGGGTCATGGCGTTGTCTCCAGATGTGGTCGTGCAAGCGCTGAGTGCGTTTGACTCAAGACCCCGGTCGGATGAGAGTAGTCGGTTTAATGGGCGCTCACCGACGGAACCAACCTCACCAGGCGCGTCTAAATTTTCAGGGAATTCTCCCGCAACGAAGGAGCGACTCATGTCCAGATCCCGCCTATTGATCGCAGCCGCTACCTGCCTGGCACTGGCCTGCGGTTCCGTCACTGCATTGGCCGATCCCGGCAAGGGCCAGGGCAATGGGAAGGAACATGGCAACCAGGGCAGTCATGGAAACAAAAACAAGAACAGTGGCGCAGAGGACTGGAGCAATGGCCCGAGCGTCAATCGTGACAGCGTGTTCGGGATTATTGGCGGCAATCGGGATTACTGGAGCCCAGGTCCTGCGTTGCCACCGGGTATCCAGAAAAACCTCGCTCGCGGCAAACCGCTGCCGCCGGGCATCGCCAAGAAGCTGGACGGTCGGTTGATCGGCCGGTTGCCTCATTATGATGGCTACGAATGGCAGCAGGTCGGCACGGATCTGATCCTGGTTGCGCTGGCCACCGGGCTGATTTATGAAATTCTCGATGGGGCATTTGATTAACCTTCGAACGGCGGATTTCTCTGGTCGCCAACCCCGATCCGTCCGTCGAGGCACTTGAACTGTAAGGGCGAAATCGCGTCTTAAATCACGCGATATCAACCCCCCTTACGGAAGCGATCATGCTTTTAAAAAACAAGAGTCTCGTTGCAGTCCTGTCGTGCGCCCTGATGTTGGCAGCTGCCCCGTTGTTGCCTGATGGCCTGTCGATCATGGGCTCCGCCTACGCGAAAGATGGCGGTGGCGGTGGCGGTGGCGGTGGCAATGGCGGTGGAAACGGCGGCGGCAATGGTGGCGGCCATGGCGGTGGAATGGGCGGCGGCAATGGCAATGGCGGTGCGGGTCACTCCGGTGGCTCTGCCAGTAACGGTCACGGTAAAGGTTTGGCCAGCGACCACGCCGGAAAGTCTGTCCGCGACCATGGCGAAAGCGGGAACCACTACGGCAGTGATCGCAACAGCGATCGAGGTCATGGCACCACGACCTCCGGCGTCGCCCATTCCAAAGACACCCGCGGCCTGAGCAAGGCCACGGCGATCTCGGCTACAACCCCGGGTGATCACAACACCAAAGGGTTGAGCAAGACCGGTCATTGATTCAACGTTGCGAAATGATCCCCTGTAGGAGCGAGCATGCTCGCGATGGACTCAAGATCGCCACGATTAACCAGCACTACGCGTTATCGTTGGTGACCATCGCGAGCAAGCTCGCTCCTACAAGTCCAATGGCTGACTTACCGAATTCCTTCCTGGCGCAACGCCGCCGGGGTATAGCTCGCCGCCGACGCAGTCGCACCAAACGCGATGCTGCGTTTCTCCTCGTTTTTCAGCCCCAGTACTGAATAGCGGCCCGATTGCAGGTCGTACAGCGTTTCGGCGGTATAGCCGGGCACTTGCTTGTGATAGTACTGCTGGGCATGACCTTCACCCACGCGCCAGAGTTGGCCGCGCCCGTCGTAGTGATCCACCTCTGCCAATTGCCAGGTGTCTTCATCGAAGTACATGTGGCGTGTCGCATAGATGTGGCGTTCGCCCGGCTTGAGTTTGGCCACCACTTCCCAGACCCGGTGCAATTCATAGCGCGTCAGGTCCTGGTTGATGTGGCCCGCCTTGAGGATGTCGGCGTACTTGAGGTTCGGCGAGTCGAGTTTGTAGCTGTTGTAGGGGATGTACAGTTCTTTCTTGCCGACCAGTTCCCAGGTGTAGCGATCCGGTGCTCCGTTGAACATGTCGTAGTTGTCGGTGGTGGCCAGGCCGTCGGCAGCGGTGGCCGGACCGTCATAGGCCACTTGCGGCGCACGGCGCACGCGACGCTGGCCGGCGTTGTACAGCCAGGCTTCGCGAGGCTCTTTGACCTGGTCGATGGTTTCGTGGACCAGCAGCACGTTGCCAGCCAGCCGTGCCGGGCCGGTCACGCGCTGGATGAAGTAGAACAGTATGTTTTCCGCCTTGTCCTTGTCGAGGTCAGGCAGTTCGCGCGGATAGGAGATTTCATCCTCCAGTTGCACCATGTTGAAATCGCCGTTCGCCTGGGGCTGCACGCGGGTGGCCAGGCGATTGAGGTTACCGCCGCGATAGCGGGTCAGGTGGTTCCACAGCACTTCGACGCCGCTCTTGGGGATCGGGAACGCGTAGTACCGCGTGTCCGTGAACCCCGCCAGGCCATTACCGCCATCCACCTCTTCAGTCTTGACCGCACTGTTTTTGATCACCGAATAGATATCAGCCGGGGCTGCGGCCGTGCGGTGCGTGGGGTAGACCGGGATCTTGTAGGTGTCGGGGTAACGCTTGAACATCGCCAACTGCCCGGCGGACAGTTTGTCCTTGTACTTTTCGGCGTTGGCGGCAGTGATCACGAACAATGGTTTTTCGTTGGCAAACGGGTCACTCAAGAAGCCCTTACTGTCGACAGTGCCGGCACTGGTCGGCAATCCGCCGTTCCAGGCCGGGATGCTGCCGTCGGCGTTCCCGGCTTTTACCGCGCCGATGGGTGTGAGGGTAGTGCCCAGTTGCGCAGCTTCATCGGGAGAGACTTTGGCCATGACGGCGGTGGCCAACAGTGAAAGCGCGAGAGCGCCGGTTTGCAGCATCATTTTTGTTGTTGTCATGTGCAGGTTCGCTCGCAGGGTTTGAAGTCAGTTTTACTCGGTGACGGCGTGCTCGTAACACGCTACATCGCGATCAATGGCGACCCAGGGTTGCGCCGATGCACACCACATGTTCAGGGCCGGGGTGAGGGTCGACGCGTCGCTGAGGGTGCCGGCCTTGACGGCGAACAGGCCGGGCATGGCCATCAACGAGGTGTACAGCGCCGAGCCACAGTGACTGCAGAAAAAACGCTGTACCGGCAGACCGCTGCCACCCTTGCTGGAGTAGCTGCTCAAACTCTGGCCCTGGACTTCAAAGCCGTCGGCCGGCACTACCACGTTGACGGAGAACGCACTGCCTGACTGTTTCTGGCAATCCTTGCAGTGACACACGGCGGTCATCAGGGGGACGGCGAGGGTGGAATACTGAACGTTGCCGCACAGGCAACTGCCATTGAGGGTGCTCATGGTTGAATGCTCTTTTTGGAGGAGAAAGGGATTACGGGTGAACGAGGCGCTCGGCCTCCCATTGCAAGGCTTTTTGCGCGGTGTGCCGCAAGCTGCTCCAGGCGCTGAAAAACAGCAGCGCCGCGAGGCCGCAGCCGAAGAGAACTACATAAAGAATCGAGTACTTGATGGCGTGCGGATCCTTGAACGCGTAGTCGGTCAACATCCCGACCAGCACTGGTCCGCAGCCGGCGCCCAACAGGCTCAATGCGCCGGTGAACATCGCCATGAACTGGCCACGCATGGACGCCGGGGCCACTTCGACGATCAGGGCTGCGCCGACGCCGAACAGGCAGGTCCAGAGCGTGGCGGCCAGTGAGAGGAAGGGGATCGCCCGCTCGATGCTCGACGCCATCAACAACGGAACGCTCACCAGCGCCAACAGCACACTGGCAATCAAGGCGATGCGCAGGTTGGCGTTGGCGACTCCACGATTGCGCCAGTGCTCACCCAGCCAGCTGGCGATGATCACGCCGAGCGGACCGCAAACGCACATGATTGCGCCCATCAAGGCGCCGACCCGGGCGTAGGTCCAGCCAAATTCACGCACCAGAAACGTCGGCACCCAGCTGCCACTGCCATACACCGCGGTGTAGAAACAGCCGGCACCGACAAAGATCGCGACGAAAGTGCGACGGTTTTCTCGCAGGTAGGCCAGCACTTCACGCAATGGCACCTGCGGCTGTGCGACGGGTTTGACGCCCAAGGCATTTTTACGCAGGCGTGGCTCCGCAACGCCGATCATCAGCACCAATACCAGCAACCCTGGCAGCCCGATCGACATCAACGTGGTCTGCCACGGTTGCAGCAAGCCCAACCCGGGCAGGGTCA
Proteins encoded:
- a CDS encoding glutamine synthetase family protein, translated to MSVPLRTVQLNEANAFLKKYPEVLYVDLLIADMNGVVRGKRIERTSLHKVYEKGINLPASLFALDINGSTVESTGLGLDIGDADRICYPIPGTLSIEPWQKRPTAQLLMTMHEIEGQPFFADPREVLANIVRKFDDLGLTICAAFELEFYLIDQDNVNGRPQSPRSPVSGKRPMSTQVYLIDDLDEYVDCLQDILEGAKEQGIPADAIVKESAPAQFEVNLHHVADPIKACDYAVLLKRLVKNIAYDHEMDTTFMAKPYPGQAGNGLHVHISILDKEGNNIFASEDPEQNAALRHAIGGVLETLPAQMAFLCPNVNSYRRFGAQFYVPNSPSWGIDNRTVAVRVPTGSPDAVRIEHRVAGADANPYLLMASVLAGVHHGLTNKIEPGAPVEGNSYEQNEQSLPNNLRDALRELDDSDVMAKYIDPMYIDVFVACKESELAEFENSISDLEYNWYLHTV
- a CDS encoding aldehyde dehydrogenase, with amino-acid sequence MTNTRSDWEQRFQSLSIEGRAFIDGQYCTAADGATFECISPVDGRFLANVASTDEADANAAVTVARRTFESGVWSNLAPAERKRILIRFADLILANREELALLETLDMGKPISDSMSIDIPATANAIRWTAEAIDKIYDEVAATPQDQLGLVTREAVGVVAAIVPWNFPLIMASWKFAPALAMGNSFILKPSEKSPLTAIRIAQLALDAGIPKGVFNVLPGYGHTVGKALALHMDVDVLAFTGSTAIAKQLMIYAGQSNMKRVWAEAGGKSPNVVFADAPDLRAAAQAAASGIAFNQGEVCTAGSRLLIERSIREQFIPLLVEALQAWKPGHALDPATTVGAVVDQRQLDNVLRYIGIGKAQGAELIAGGNRTLEDTGGQYVEPTIFDGVTNAMTIAQEEIFGPVLSVITFDTAEEALAIANDSIFGLAAGVWTSNLSKAHTFARGLRAGSVWVNQYDGGDMTAPFGGFKQSGNGRDKSLHAFDKYTELKATWIKL
- a CDS encoding NAD(P)/FAD-dependent oxidoreductase, with protein sequence MKQTHVNSYYAATRNFTGDFPVLEGAVDCDVCVIGAGYTGLSSALFLAEAGYSVTVLEAAKVGFGASGRNGGQLVNSYSRDVDVIEERYGDKTAEILGSMIFEGADIIRQRIQHYDIQCDYRPGGIFAAMNKKQLNGLAEQKKSWERYGNKSLKMLDAADIKREVGSQAYVGGLLDMQGGHIHPLNLALGEASAIIGLGGKIYEQSAAVDITYGEPITVRTAKGVVKAKYLLIAGNAYLPQGLDNRVTSKSMPCGSQIVVTEPLSEQQARSLIKNNYCVEDCNYLLDYYRLTADNRLLYGGGVVYGAREPDDIEQLIRPKILKTFPQLKDVKIDYRWTGNFLLTMSRMPQFGRIEKNAYYMQGYSGHGVTCSHLAGKLISEMIRGDAERFDAFASLPHMPMIGGRTFSAPLTALGAVYYSLRDRFGI
- a CDS encoding cupin domain-containing protein, whose product is MDTGSRLKLVRESYKLSQRELARRSGVTNATISLIEQNRVSPSVSSLKKLLEGIPMSLADFFTFDQPPREHQYVFRSSEQPDLGRHGLRLLLIGASVPSRQMRLLREQYAPGASSGEEPIVHSEGEECGLVTRGTVELTVDGQISVLNAGDGYYFPTTLPHRFRNIGQDEAEIISANTPANF
- a CDS encoding PLD nuclease N-terminal domain-containing protein, with protein sequence MQNVSIWIVLAAVLLLIELWAINRVRKSQGKASTKGVWMVVIVFVPLVGLILWALAGPRHIAHNPRSAQARQ
- a CDS encoding alpha/beta hydrolase, with amino-acid sequence MTRMLLTALTMLALHFPANAAVTPFPDAFRTQDIPVDGVTMHVRIGGKGPAVVLLHGFGDTGDMWAPLAADLARDHTVVVPDLRGMGLSSIPDSGYDKKTQAADIRGVLSALKIERSIVIGHDIGTMVAFAYAARYPQRTDRLVVMDAPVPGITPWNDIVRSPMLWHFDFGGPDMERLVAGRERIYLDRFWNEFAGDPTKVDEDIRQHYAKLYARPGAMHAAFAQFRSIRQDELDNKATMTTRLTMPVLAIGGEKSFGNNEAIVMRNAADNVTEAVIPGAGHWLMEEAPTQTIKVVRDFIAQ
- a CDS encoding anti-virulence regulator CigR family protein codes for the protein MSRSRLLIAAATCLALACGSVTALADPGKGQGNGKEHGNQGSHGNKNKNSGAEDWSNGPSVNRDSVFGIIGGNRDYWSPGPALPPGIQKNLARGKPLPPGIAKKLDGRLIGRLPHYDGYEWQQVGTDLILVALATGLIYEILDGAFD
- a CDS encoding DUF1329 domain-containing protein → MTTTKMMLQTGALALSLLATAVMAKVSPDEAAQLGTTLTPIGAVKAGNADGSIPAWNGGLPTSAGTVDSKGFLSDPFANEKPLFVITAANAEKYKDKLSAGQLAMFKRYPDTYKIPVYPTHRTAAAPADIYSVIKNSAVKTEEVDGGNGLAGFTDTRYYAFPIPKSGVEVLWNHLTRYRGGNLNRLATRVQPQANGDFNMVQLEDEISYPRELPDLDKDKAENILFYFIQRVTGPARLAGNVLLVHETIDQVKEPREAWLYNAGQRRVRRAPQVAYDGPATAADGLATTDNYDMFNGAPDRYTWELVGKKELYIPYNSYKLDSPNLKYADILKAGHINQDLTRYELHRVWEVVAKLKPGERHIYATRHMYFDEDTWQLAEVDHYDGRGQLWRVGEGHAQQYYHKQVPGYTAETLYDLQSGRYSVLGLKNEEKRSIAFGATASAASYTPAALRQEGIR
- a CDS encoding GFA family protein, giving the protein MSTLNGSCLCGNVQYSTLAVPLMTAVCHCKDCQKQSGSAFSVNVVVPADGFEVQGQSLSSYSSKGGSGLPVQRFFCSHCGSALYTSLMAMPGLFAVKAGTLSDASTLTPALNMWCASAQPWVAIDRDVACYEHAVTE
- a CDS encoding MFS transporter codes for the protein MSSSTGIQVSTAQPSVVELPHRGQAYYTVSVLLIAYIFSIMDRQILTLLVGPIQQSLQVNDSWMGVLHGFTFAAFYSLVGLPIARLIDRGNRRLVIAIGIGLWCLATAAGGLANEFWHLLLARIGVAVGEAVLLPGAVSLISDLFTPEKRGRALGVFGTGASFGAGAGLLATGLVLGYFTAHPLTLPGLGLLQPWQTTLMSIGLPGLLVLVLMIGVAEPRLRKNALGVKPVAQPQVPLREVLAYLRENRRTFVAIFVGAGCFYTAVYGSGSWVPTFLVREFGWTYARVGALMGAIMCVCGPLGVIIASWLGEHWRNRGVANANLRIALIASVLLALVSVPLLMASSIERAIPFLSLAATLWTCLFGVGAALIVEVAPASMRGQFMAMFTGALSLLGAGCGPVLVGMLTDYAFKDPHAIKYSILYVVLFGCGLAALLFFSAWSSLRHTAQKALQWEAERLVHP